From the genome of Streptomyces ficellus:
ACGGCGCGGCCGTGGGGAAGCACGACGGGCACGTCGTCGACGGGCCGTTCAGCGCCCGCGAGCGGCTCCGGCGCGAGGCGGCGCTGGAGGAGGTGCTGAGCGGGCGGGCGCGGGTGGAGCGGCGCGGCGGTTCCAAGGTCGTCAGGCTCGCCGACCGCAAGTACGTGGAGCTGGGCCGGGAGCGCACGGACAAGATCTTCACCATCCTGGTCGAGTTCGGGGACAGGGTCGACGACGAGACGATGCACGACCCGGACGGCCCGGGCGGCCCGAAGCCGCCGGTGGTCAAGTACGGCGGTACGCCGGGCCCGCTGCACAACCGGATCCCCGAGCCGGACCGTACGCGGGACAACTCGACGGACTGGCGGCCCGACTACGACCGTGCGCACTTCCAGCGGCTGTACTTCGGCACGGGCGAGGGGGTGGAGTCGCTGAGGACGTACTACGAGAAGGCGTCCTCCGGCCGCTACTCGGTGGAGGGCGAGGTCTCGGACTGGGTCAAGGTCGAGTACAACGAGGCGCGGTACGGCTCCAACTACTGCGGCGGCAACAACTGCCCCAACGTGGAGGACCTGGTCTTCGACGGCGTGGCCGCCTGGGTCGCCGACCAGCGGGCCCGGGGCAGGACGGACGGCCAGATCAAGGAGCAGGTGGCGCGGTTCGACGAGTGGGACCGCACCGACCACGACAACGACGGGAACTTCGACGAGCCCGACGGCTACGTCGACCACTTCCAGATCGTGCACGCGGGCGAGGACGGTTCGGCGGGCGGCGGCGCGCAGGGGCCCGACGCGCTGTGGGCGCACCGGGGGTACGCGTACGGCCGGGACGACGGGGACACCGGGCCGGCGGGTTTCCGGGCGGGCGGGGTGGCCGTCGGGGACACGGGGGTCTGGGTGGGTGACTACACGATGCAGCCCGAGAACGGCGGGCTGGGCGTGTTCGCCCACGAGTACGCGCACGACCTGGGGCTGCCGGACCTGTACGACACCAACAACGTGGCGGGGGTGGAGAACTCGGTCGGTTTCTGGTCGCTGATGTCGTCCGGTTCGTGGCTGGGGACGGGCGGGGAGGCGATCGGCGACCTGCCGGGGGACATGACGGCCTGGGACAAGCTCCAGCTGGGCTGGCTCGACTACGAGCGGGCGAAGGCGGCGACGGCGTCCCGGCACACGCTGGGCGTCTCGGCCTACCACACGGACCTGCCGCAGGGGCTGGTGGTGGAGCTGCCGGAGAAGACGGTGACCACGCCGGTGGTGAAGCCGGCCGGCGGTGCGGGTCAGTGGTGGAGCGACTACGGGGACGGGCTGTCGCACACGCTGGCCCGTGCGGTCGACCTGTCCGGCCGCTCCTCCGCCTCGCTGCGGCTGGACGGCTGGTGGGACATCGAGAAGGACTACGACTACCTGTACGCGCAGGTCTCCACCGACGGTGGGGAGAGCTGGAAGGCGCTCGACGGCACGGCGGACGGGGAGGCCATCACCCGGGACGGGGGTGGCAAGCCGGCGCTGACCGGGGTGTCGGGCGCGTACCGCACGCTGGTGTATCCGCTGGACGCCTACGCGGGGAAGCGGATCGTGCTCCGCTTCCGCTACAAGACGGACGGCGGGGTGGCCGGCAAGGGGTTCGCGGCGGACAACGTCACGGTGCGGGCGGACGGTGTCACGCTGTTCGCGGACGACGCCGAAGGGGCCGAAGGGGCTAAGGGGGCCGGGGACGGCGGGTGGACGGCGCGCGGGTTCGCGCGGGTGGGGGAGTCGGTCACCGGTGTCCACCCGCAGTACTACATCGCGGAGAACCGGCAGTACGTGTCGTACGACAGGACGCTGGAGACGGGTCCGTACCACTTCGGGTTCCAGGCGTCCCGGGACGACTGGGTGGAGCACTACGCCTACCGGCCGGGCCTGATGATCTGGCAGTGGGACACCTCGCAGCGCGACAACAACGTCACCGACCACCCGGGCCAGGGCCTGCTGTTGCCGGTGGACGCGCATCCGCGGCCGATGACCTGGTCGGACGGCAGCCTGATGTCGAACAAGATCACCCCGTACGACGCGGCGTTCAGCCGGTACCCGGTGCCGGGTTTCACCCTG
Proteins encoded in this window:
- a CDS encoding immune inhibitor A domain-containing protein — encoded protein: MNTIRGALSAVAVLAVLAGSTAGVPTTTATAAVPATTAPVREDTAHGAAVGKHDGHVVDGPFSARERLRREAALEEVLSGRARVERRGGSKVVRLADRKYVELGRERTDKIFTILVEFGDRVDDETMHDPDGPGGPKPPVVKYGGTPGPLHNRIPEPDRTRDNSTDWRPDYDRAHFQRLYFGTGEGVESLRTYYEKASSGRYSVEGEVSDWVKVEYNEARYGSNYCGGNNCPNVEDLVFDGVAAWVADQRARGRTDGQIKEQVARFDEWDRTDHDNDGNFDEPDGYVDHFQIVHAGEDGSAGGGAQGPDALWAHRGYAYGRDDGDTGPAGFRAGGVAVGDTGVWVGDYTMQPENGGLGVFAHEYAHDLGLPDLYDTNNVAGVENSVGFWSLMSSGSWLGTGGEAIGDLPGDMTAWDKLQLGWLDYERAKAATASRHTLGVSAYHTDLPQGLVVELPEKTVTTPVVKPAGGAGQWWSDYGDGLSHTLARAVDLSGRSSASLRLDGWWDIEKDYDYLYAQVSTDGGESWKALDGTADGEAITRDGGGKPALTGVSGAYRTLVYPLDAYAGKRIVLRFRYKTDGGVAGKGFAADNVTVRADGVTLFADDAEGAEGAKGAGDGGWTARGFARVGESVTGVHPQYYIAENRQYVSYDRTLETGPYHFGFQASRDDWVEHYAYRPGLMIWQWDTSQRDNNVTDHPGQGLLLPVDAHPRPMTWSDGSLMSNKITPYDAAFSRYPVPGFTLHKRGVARHVAPHAGNPAFDDHKGVYWYAENEFGGVRTTDTNTRISIAAQPAHGSSVTVDVGPSVP